Proteins encoded in a region of the Chryseobacterium piperi genome:
- a CDS encoding aspartate aminotransferase family protein, which translates to MELQKDFFTYQAQTTQFAAGFEVEKAEGSYIFGTDGKKYLDFVAGVSANTLGHSHPKVVNAIKEQADKYLHVMVYGEYAQDKPVALCKLLAEATPDPLEITYLVNSGAEAIDGSLKLAKRYTGREEIISFKNSYHGNTHGALSVSGNEYHKREFRPLLPMISFIEFNDEKDLAKITEKTACVILETIQGAAGFLVPENDYLKKLKTRCEEVGALLILDEIQPGFGRTGKLFSFEHYGIVPDILVMGKGMGGGVPVGAFMSSRKIMDSLSHSPKLGHITTFGGNPLIAAASHATLKEVLESGLMDQVDEKEKLFRELLVHPKIRNVNGRGLMLAVNLGSPEYTLNVAKKCMEKGLVVFWQLYRNEYLRISPPLTISADEIRQGCQIILEVLNEN; encoded by the coding sequence ATGGAATTGCAAAAGGATTTCTTTACCTATCAGGCACAGACTACTCAGTTTGCGGCGGGATTTGAAGTGGAAAAAGCGGAAGGAAGTTATATTTTCGGAACGGATGGAAAAAAATACCTTGATTTTGTCGCCGGAGTTTCCGCAAATACCCTGGGGCATTCGCATCCTAAGGTAGTTAACGCAATTAAAGAGCAGGCAGATAAGTATCTTCATGTTATGGTATATGGAGAGTATGCACAGGATAAGCCGGTTGCTTTATGTAAGCTTTTAGCAGAAGCTACCCCTGATCCGTTGGAAATTACTTATTTGGTCAACAGTGGGGCAGAGGCCATAGATGGAAGTCTGAAGCTGGCTAAAAGATATACAGGAAGAGAGGAAATTATTTCTTTTAAAAATTCTTACCATGGGAACACACACGGAGCATTAAGTGTTTCCGGAAATGAATACCATAAGAGGGAATTTCGTCCTCTTTTACCCATGATCTCTTTCATAGAATTCAATGATGAAAAAGACCTGGCTAAAATCACAGAAAAAACAGCTTGTGTTATTCTGGAAACCATCCAGGGGGCAGCCGGTTTTTTGGTACCGGAGAATGATTATCTGAAGAAACTAAAAACGAGATGTGAAGAAGTAGGAGCTCTGCTGATTTTAGATGAAATTCAGCCCGGATTTGGAAGAACGGGAAAATTATTTTCATTTGAACATTACGGGATAGTTCCGGATATTCTGGTCATGGGAAAAGGAATGGGCGGAGGTGTTCCGGTAGGTGCTTTTATGAGTTCCAGAAAAATAATGGATTCTTTATCCCATTCACCTAAACTAGGGCATATTACCACTTTTGGAGGCAATCCTCTTATTGCCGCTGCCAGCCATGCAACATTGAAAGAGGTATTGGAAAGCGGGTTGATGGATCAGGTGGATGAGAAAGAAAAGCTCTTTAGAGAGCTCTTAGTGCACCCTAAGATCAGGAATGTCAATGGACGAGGATTGATGCTGGCTGTGAATTTAGGAAGCCCGGAATACACGTTGAATGTAGCTAAAAAATGTATGGAAAAAGGGCTTGTTGTATTTTGGCAATTGTATAGAAACGAATACTTGAGGATTTCTCCTCCGTTAACAATATCTGCCGACGAGATCAGACAAGGATGTCAGATTATTCTAGAGGTACTGAATGAAAACTAA
- a CDS encoding START-like domain-containing protein yields the protein MAKHKVHYEFPMHCLSEILYEYLATAEGLSEWFADEVVEKGDDFFFSWGGGPAEKATLIRYKPEGFVRFRWEEDEGTKNFFEMTITIDDITEDLALNITDFCEEGDEEENAMYWENLIENLRIKLGAA from the coding sequence ATGGCGAAACATAAAGTCCATTACGAATTTCCAATGCATTGTCTTTCAGAGATTTTATATGAGTATCTGGCGACTGCGGAAGGATTGTCAGAATGGTTTGCGGATGAGGTAGTAGAGAAAGGTGATGACTTCTTTTTTAGTTGGGGTGGAGGTCCCGCAGAGAAGGCGACTTTGATTAGATATAAGCCAGAAGGTTTCGTACGTTTCAGATGGGAAGAGGACGAAGGAACGAAGAATTTCTTTGAGATGACTATCACTATTGATGATATTACCGAAGATTTAGCGTTAAATATTACGGACTTTTGTGAAGAAGGAGATGAAGAGGAAAATGCAATGTATTGGGAGAATCTTATAGAAAATCTTAGAATAAAATTAGGTGCAGCTTAA
- a CDS encoding aminotransferase class IV gives MENQYFTSDELNVKNRAFLVGDAVKVSFFVRDAKLIMDEECYFFLMASMRKMRMNIPLTYTLEFFQALFQKDVIEGKGVKNGIINFQVYRNSNELTLAKSSVSYFYEVDEKEDVLALHGRSLELDLIKEINVNNNLLSNIRVHCPENIYGQIYAQENDLDDVILLNPNKRIARSTSGNLLFLEGNVIKVPKQTEGAYISPLMENFVTFLHKNNLADIQEHEIIAFESQKAEEILMISDEKGMFSVGKIRNKTFEHSRFSELVEKWKESF, from the coding sequence TTGGAAAATCAATATTTTACATCAGACGAGTTGAATGTGAAGAATAGAGCATTTCTGGTAGGAGATGCGGTGAAGGTTTCTTTTTTTGTAAGGGATGCTAAGCTTATCATGGACGAAGAGTGTTATTTCTTCTTAATGGCTTCCATGAGAAAGATGAGAATGAATATTCCTCTGACATATACCCTGGAGTTTTTTCAGGCTCTTTTTCAAAAAGATGTTATTGAAGGCAAGGGAGTAAAAAATGGGATTATTAATTTTCAGGTTTATAGAAATTCTAACGAATTGACCCTGGCAAAATCATCGGTCTCGTATTTTTATGAAGTGGATGAAAAAGAAGATGTGTTGGCGCTCCATGGAAGATCTTTAGAACTTGACCTGATCAAAGAGATCAATGTTAATAATAACTTATTAAGCAATATCAGAGTTCATTGCCCTGAGAACATTTACGGACAGATTTATGCCCAGGAAAATGATTTGGATGACGTGATCCTATTGAATCCGAATAAAAGAATTGCACGTTCCACTTCAGGGAATCTTTTATTCCTGGAAGGGAATGTAATTAAAGTTCCGAAGCAAACAGAAGGGGCTTATATTTCTCCGCTAATGGAGAATTTTGTAACTTTTTTACATAAAAATAATCTTGCAGATATCCAGGAACACGAGATTATCGCATTTGAATCTCAGAAAGCCGAAGAAATTTTAATGATTTCAGATGAAAAGGGCATGTTTTCTGTAGGAAAGATAAGAAATAAGACTTTTGAACATTCCCGTTTCTCAGAACTGGTAGAAAAGTGGAAAGAGAGTTTTTAA
- a CDS encoding YqgE/AlgH family protein, whose amino-acid sequence MNYSYKGKILISTPDISGDIFSRSVVLIIEHNESGAFGLILNKKNGQMSSKFKNFFDFKIEVYDGGPVENDKVFFIVKGKKVTEIYTDIADGFYLTEDIENIISAVLSGELKIDDVKIFSGYSGWSAGQLDHEVQKKMWTVVDIYNLDYTLPNDQTLWKSIMQNLGGEYLLWANSPEDISLN is encoded by the coding sequence ATGAATTACTCATACAAAGGTAAAATATTAATTTCCACACCTGATATTTCCGGCGATATTTTTTCCAGATCGGTAGTCCTAATTATTGAACACAACGAAAGCGGCGCATTTGGTTTGATATTAAATAAAAAAAACGGCCAGATGAGTAGTAAGTTCAAAAATTTTTTCGACTTCAAAATCGAGGTATATGACGGTGGACCAGTAGAAAATGACAAAGTATTTTTTATTGTCAAAGGAAAAAAAGTGACCGAAATTTACACGGATATTGCAGATGGATTCTATTTAACGGAAGACATTGAAAATATTATCAGTGCTGTATTGAGCGGTGAATTAAAAATTGACGATGTGAAGATCTTCTCTGGCTATTCAGGGTGGTCTGCAGGTCAATTAGACCATGAAGTCCAAAAAAAAATGTGGACTGTAGTGGATATTTATAATTTAGATTATACATTACCCAACGACCAAACCCTGTGGAAGTCTATCATGCAAAATCTTGGAGGGGAATACCTACTTTGGGCCAATTCTCCAGAAGATATTTCTCTGAACTGA
- the pdxH gene encoding pyridoxamine 5'-phosphate oxidase yields MENLHDKRKVYEKSQLIESEIKQNPMEQFRDWFLEASETPGISEANAMAISTVEDDGCPRTRMVLLKAYTHEGFIFYTNYGSRKGKAIEKGHKVCLHFFWPMLERQIIIKADVERIAENLSDGYFHSRPKGSQLGAAVSPQSQVIPNREFLEVKLKELEQKYENSEVPRPENWGGYLAKPYEIEFWQGRPNRLHDRIIYNLEDLDWKVSRLAP; encoded by the coding sequence ATGGAAAACCTTCATGACAAGAGAAAAGTATATGAGAAATCCCAACTTATTGAAAGTGAGATAAAACAAAATCCTATGGAGCAATTCAGGGATTGGTTTCTTGAAGCCTCAGAGACTCCAGGGATTTCTGAAGCGAATGCTATGGCTATTTCCACTGTAGAAGATGATGGTTGTCCCCGGACAAGAATGGTTCTGCTAAAGGCGTATACCCACGAAGGATTTATTTTCTACACCAATTACGGCAGCAGGAAAGGAAAAGCTATAGAGAAGGGGCATAAAGTCTGTCTTCACTTTTTCTGGCCGATGTTGGAAAGACAGATTATTATAAAAGCAGATGTAGAGAGAATTGCGGAAAACCTGAGCGATGGGTACTTTCATTCAAGGCCAAAAGGAAGCCAGTTAGGTGCAGCAGTTTCTCCACAAAGCCAGGTAATTCCTAACAGGGAGTTTTTGGAAGTAAAGCTGAAAGAGCTTGAACAAAAATATGAGAATAGTGAAGTTCCCAGACCGGAAAACTGGGGTGGATATCTTGCGAAGCCTTATGAGATAGAATTCTGGCAAGGACGTCCTAATAGATTACATGACAGGATTATTTATAATCTGGAAGATCTGGACTGGAAAGTTTCACGGTTAGCTCCATAA
- a CDS encoding IS1182 family transposase gives MLSTSKVVFKDYTPKENLLFPPNLSELIDERHPVKIVSNIIDGLDIKSLIKTYKPGGTSCYHPKMLLKVLIYGYLSNIYSSRKMEQALKENIHFMWLSAMSRPDHNTLNRFRSERLKGEIKAIFTQIVLLLEKEGLVSMKTTFVDGTKIEANANRYTFVWGRAVKKHKERIAEQLEELWNYAETVAKDELENTESIDFKEVDSEKVTQTIEKINEVLKDKKVASKVRQKLNYAKKNWADNLEKYKKQQELLEDRNSYSKTDTDATFMRMKEDHMRNGQLKPAYNLQISTHRQFILHYSIHPNPTDTKTLATHLLGFEESYHKAPKELVADAGYGSEENYNLLKSKKIKAYVKYNYFRKDQKSGQITTSQNNPKLAKIREKVFKLLNTSKGIKLRKQRCHDVEPVFAELKHNKNFKRFMLRGKNKVEVEIGILAIATI, from the coding sequence GTGTTAAGTACGTCAAAAGTAGTCTTTAAAGATTACACCCCCAAAGAAAATCTGCTTTTTCCTCCCAATTTATCGGAGTTGATTGATGAGCGACATCCTGTGAAAATTGTTTCAAACATTATTGATGGCTTGGATATCAAAAGCTTAATTAAAACCTACAAACCTGGCGGAACATCTTGCTACCACCCGAAAATGCTTTTGAAAGTTTTGATTTATGGCTATTTAAGCAATATCTATTCAAGCCGCAAAATGGAGCAGGCCTTGAAAGAAAACATCCATTTTATGTGGCTCTCTGCAATGAGCCGTCCCGATCATAACACCTTAAACAGGTTCCGTAGTGAACGATTGAAAGGTGAGATTAAAGCTATTTTCACACAAATTGTTCTTCTTTTGGAAAAGGAAGGTTTGGTAAGTATGAAAACCACTTTTGTAGATGGCACCAAGATAGAAGCCAATGCCAATCGCTATACTTTTGTTTGGGGAAGAGCTGTCAAAAAACACAAAGAAAGGATTGCAGAGCAATTAGAAGAGCTTTGGAACTATGCAGAAACAGTTGCCAAAGACGAGCTTGAAAATACAGAAAGTATTGATTTTAAAGAAGTAGATTCTGAAAAAGTAACTCAAACCATCGAAAAGATCAATGAAGTTTTGAAAGATAAAAAAGTAGCTTCAAAAGTTCGTCAGAAACTGAATTATGCTAAGAAAAACTGGGCAGATAATTTAGAGAAATATAAAAAACAGCAAGAATTATTAGAAGATAGAAATTCCTATTCCAAAACCGATACAGACGCTACTTTTATGCGAATGAAGGAGGATCATATGCGAAACGGACAACTAAAACCCGCTTACAATCTACAAATTTCTACCCATAGACAATTCATTTTACATTATTCAATTCATCCCAACCCAACAGACACCAAAACATTAGCGACTCATTTACTGGGTTTTGAAGAAAGCTATCATAAAGCTCCCAAAGAGCTTGTTGCTGATGCTGGTTATGGCTCAGAAGAAAATTACAACTTGTTAAAATCTAAGAAAATAAAAGCTTATGTTAAATATAATTACTTCAGAAAAGATCAGAAATCTGGACAAATAACCACTTCACAAAACAATCCTAAATTGGCAAAAATCAGAGAAAAGGTTTTCAAACTTCTTAATACCAGCAAGGGCATCAAACTCAGAAAACAAAGATGCCATGATGTTGAACCTGTTTTTGCAGAGCTCAAACACAACAAAAATTTTAAACGATTCATGCTTCGGGGAAAAAATAAAGTCGAGGTAGAAATCGGCATACTCGCAATTGCCACAATCTAA
- a CDS encoding HU family DNA-binding protein produces MNKSELIDAIAKDAGITKVAAKSALESFISNVTTTLKKKDGKVSLVGFGTFSVAERAARQGINPATKKPIKIAAKKVAKFKAGADLSTAVSGAKKK; encoded by the coding sequence ATGAACAAGTCTGAATTAATCGACGCAATCGCAAAAGACGCAGGAATTACAAAAGTTGCAGCTAAGTCTGCACTTGAATCTTTCATTTCTAACGTTACTACTACTTTAAAGAAAAAAGACGGAAAAGTTTCTTTAGTAGGATTCGGTACTTTCTCAGTTGCTGAGAGAGCTGCTAGACAAGGTATTAACCCTGCAACTAAAAAACCAATCAAAATTGCTGCTAAAAAAGTTGCTAAATTCAAGGCTGGAGCTGACTTATCTACAGCAGTTTCTGGTGCTAAGAAAAAATAA
- the panD gene encoding aspartate 1-decarboxylase: MLIEVFKSKIHRVRVTASDLNYIGSITIDEDLIEAAGLVVGERVYIVNVNNGERFDTYIIKGKRKSGEICLNGPAARKVQKDDIIIIIAYAQMTPEEAKTFQPKIVFPDEKTNLLT, encoded by the coding sequence ATGTTAATAGAAGTTTTCAAATCTAAGATTCATAGGGTAAGGGTGACGGCCTCTGACCTTAATTATATCGGAAGTATAACCATTGATGAGGATCTGATAGAAGCTGCCGGATTGGTAGTGGGAGAAAGAGTATACATCGTTAATGTGAATAATGGGGAGCGTTTTGATACGTACATTATAAAAGGTAAGAGGAAATCCGGAGAAATATGCTTGAACGGACCTGCTGCAAGAAAAGTTCAGAAAGATGATATCATCATTATCATTGCTTATGCGCAGATGACTCCTGAAGAAGCAAAGACTTTCCAGCCGAAAATTGTTTTCCCGGATGAAAAAACCAACCTGCTTACTTAA
- a CDS encoding lysylphosphatidylglycerol synthase transmembrane domain-containing protein, giving the protein MEKKSTSPLKSIITIVISLAFAGFFLWLALKGLDFKVIQKSLAKANYLWVLFASVFGILAYWFRAIRWNLLLEPMGHQISNSNSLWSISFGYLMNLTIPRSGEVARATALYGVEGVPVDKSFGTIILERVVDLICMMGFLGLTLIFKYKAILSFYENSGIQPNPNKIIIGLLVLVIGTILFFVFKKKLSTIPVLGKVIGFIDGIFQGITSIFRLKQKGKFILYTLGIWISYYFAAYLVCFALPETSDFTIADGFFIIVVGTLGMIVPASGGIGAFNLAMKFGFMALFISMGKSAELGSEMGLTYSFISLPLQIVIMLVMGLISIPMLAKARNNRVSHADMEN; this is encoded by the coding sequence ATGGAGAAAAAGTCGACTAGTCCATTAAAATCAATCATTACAATTGTAATTTCGCTTGCATTTGCAGGCTTTTTTTTATGGCTTGCCTTAAAAGGGCTTGATTTTAAAGTAATACAGAAATCACTGGCTAAAGCCAACTATCTATGGGTGCTATTTGCTTCCGTGTTTGGAATTTTGGCATATTGGTTCAGGGCTATCCGTTGGAACCTTTTGTTGGAGCCTATGGGACACCAGATTTCTAACTCCAATTCTCTATGGTCTATTTCTTTTGGATATCTGATGAACCTGACGATTCCAAGAAGTGGTGAGGTGGCAAGAGCTACAGCATTGTATGGAGTGGAAGGAGTTCCTGTAGATAAATCTTTCGGAACGATTATATTGGAAAGGGTAGTGGATCTGATTTGTATGATGGGCTTTTTAGGATTGACCCTTATCTTTAAATACAAGGCTATTCTATCCTTTTATGAAAACTCTGGAATACAGCCTAATCCTAATAAAATTATAATAGGATTGCTGGTATTGGTTATCGGAACAATACTCTTTTTCGTTTTTAAAAAGAAGCTTTCAACTATTCCTGTTTTAGGAAAAGTTATCGGCTTTATAGATGGTATTTTTCAAGGAATTACTTCTATTTTTAGGCTAAAGCAGAAAGGGAAATTCATTTTGTATACATTAGGGATATGGATATCTTACTATTTTGCTGCTTATCTGGTGTGTTTTGCATTACCTGAAACTTCAGATTTTACAATTGCTGATGGATTTTTTATCATTGTAGTCGGCACATTGGGAATGATTGTTCCGGCCAGTGGAGGCATCGGAGCATTTAATCTCGCGATGAAATTTGGTTTTATGGCTCTATTTATCTCTATGGGGAAAAGCGCCGAATTAGGGAGTGAAATGGGGCTTACCTATTCCTTTATCTCTTTGCCCCTGCAAATTGTGATTATGCTGGTAATGGGACTGATTTCCATTCCTATGTTGGCTAAGGCAAGAAACAATAGAGTGAGTCATGCTGATATGGAAAATTAA
- a CDS encoding GNAT family N-acetyltransferase: protein MNLQLEYRKAQENDVEFLLNLRMKTMTEHYQNSNLPTTKEYTLKRVLYQFEKAHIIILDCQPIGLLKIDRRTDEIEVMQLQIDPNLQGKGIGQAILQDIIAEASLTGKSVSLSVLKTNKAQKLYSDLGFTIIGEDEHSYFMKIIFQ, encoded by the coding sequence ATGAATCTGCAATTAGAATACAGAAAGGCTCAGGAAAACGACGTCGAATTCTTACTTAACCTAAGAATGAAAACGATGACCGAACACTATCAAAATTCCAATCTCCCCACCACAAAAGAATATACACTAAAGCGGGTACTCTATCAGTTCGAAAAAGCTCATATCATTATTTTAGACTGTCAACCTATCGGCTTGTTGAAGATCGACAGACGTACAGATGAAATAGAAGTGATGCAACTTCAGATTGATCCCAACCTGCAAGGTAAAGGAATTGGACAAGCCATTCTACAGGATATTATTGCAGAAGCATCATTAACCGGAAAATCCGTTTCGTTAAGTGTTTTAAAAACTAATAAAGCACAAAAACTATATTCGGATTTAGGTTTTACAATTATTGGTGAAGATGAACATTCTTATTTTATGAAAATCATATTTCAATAA
- the tyrS gene encoding tyrosine--tRNA ligase, translating into MIHVLKENVDIILPENGLENKLQEAENENRKLSIKLGFDPTAPDLHLGHAVVLKKLKQFQDLGHQIIIVVGSFTARIGDPTGKNKARKPLSIEDVQHNAQTYINQLSKVIDIDKTQIVFNSDWLDHLDFSEVIQLLSKVTIAQLMHRNDFNKRFTENTPISMHELVYPILQGFDSVKIECDIEMGGTDQLFNCTMGRQLQETHGIPPQIVMCMPLLKGLDGKEKMSKSLNNIIGLTDHPNEMFGKTMSIPDAMIDEFINLTTNFSIQEKQDLKSRMDQGENPMIIKKSIAKNIITQYHDALSAESAEEFFSNQFQNKNFEEKIFQPVYIVSLNHLQNKIMIIELCHQLKNDLSKSAIRRLIESGGIQVNNIKILDPNEEIELIGETKIKIGKRGFFKLL; encoded by the coding sequence ATGATCCATGTATTAAAAGAAAACGTAGATATTATTCTACCGGAAAATGGGCTTGAGAACAAGCTGCAAGAAGCCGAAAATGAAAACAGAAAATTAAGCATCAAACTAGGATTCGATCCTACTGCTCCGGACTTACACCTGGGGCATGCCGTTGTTCTTAAAAAATTGAAACAGTTTCAAGACCTGGGACATCAGATTATTATTGTTGTCGGCAGCTTCACGGCAAGGATAGGTGATCCTACGGGGAAGAACAAAGCCAGAAAACCTTTAAGTATTGAAGATGTACAGCATAATGCGCAAACCTATATCAATCAACTTTCAAAAGTGATCGATATCGATAAAACACAAATCGTATTTAATTCCGACTGGCTAGACCATCTGGACTTCTCGGAAGTGATTCAGTTACTATCAAAAGTGACAATAGCTCAGCTGATGCACCGAAACGATTTCAACAAACGATTCACAGAAAATACCCCAATCTCTATGCACGAACTGGTGTATCCTATTTTACAGGGATTTGATTCTGTAAAAATAGAATGTGATATAGAAATGGGAGGAACTGATCAGTTATTCAATTGCACCATGGGAAGGCAGCTTCAGGAAACTCATGGAATACCGCCACAAATTGTCATGTGCATGCCCCTACTGAAAGGGCTCGACGGGAAAGAGAAAATGAGTAAATCGCTGAATAATATTATTGGATTAACCGATCATCCTAACGAAATGTTTGGAAAAACTATGTCGATTCCTGATGCTATGATTGATGAATTTATTAATCTCACTACCAATTTCTCCATTCAGGAAAAGCAGGATTTAAAATCCAGAATGGATCAGGGAGAGAACCCCATGATCATTAAAAAATCAATCGCAAAAAATATCATCACCCAATATCATGATGCTTTATCAGCAGAATCTGCTGAAGAGTTTTTCAGCAATCAGTTTCAAAATAAGAACTTTGAAGAAAAGATCTTTCAACCAGTTTATATCGTTTCTTTAAATCACCTTCAGAATAAAATAATGATCATAGAATTATGCCATCAGCTAAAAAATGATTTAAGTAAATCCGCAATCCGGAGACTGATTGAAAGCGGAGGAATCCAGGTCAACAATATAAAAATACTGGATCCTAATGAAGAAATAGAACTCATAGGAGAAACAAAAATCAAAATAGGGAAAAGGGGCTTCTTTAAACTTTTATAA
- a CDS encoding NADP-dependent oxidoreductase, whose protein sequence is MKAIVIEQPGGVEQLIHTEVPKPTPGKGEVLVKVKAISVNPIDTIVRADENEFAWAFGEKRPVIPGWDISGDVVEKGPEAESFNVGDAVLGLVNFPGIGNAYAEYVAVPVSQLALKPDHVSYEEAAAATLAATTAWQAIVTNGKVKKGDKVLIHAASGGVGHYAVQIAKSFGAYVIGTTSGANIDFITSIGVDEPIDYTQKDFSQEVSSVDIVLDPFGGTVLEKSVGIMKPGGRIISLLSPEVNEAATKIVEEKNIEIIPMVVESNGDDMKSIAGLLDKGALKSHVDFVYPFSEMDKAHLQIEKRRTVGKIVVNNL, encoded by the coding sequence ATGAAAGCAATAGTTATTGAGCAGCCAGGTGGAGTAGAACAACTGATTCATACGGAAGTGCCTAAGCCAACGCCCGGAAAAGGTGAAGTTCTGGTAAAAGTAAAAGCGATAAGTGTCAACCCTATCGATACTATCGTAAGAGCAGATGAAAATGAATTTGCATGGGCATTCGGTGAAAAACGTCCGGTGATTCCCGGTTGGGATATTTCCGGTGATGTTGTTGAGAAAGGACCAGAGGCCGAGTCTTTTAATGTAGGGGATGCTGTTTTGGGATTAGTAAATTTTCCGGGTATCGGAAATGCTTATGCAGAATATGTTGCCGTTCCTGTTTCGCAATTGGCATTAAAGCCGGATCATGTTTCTTACGAAGAGGCTGCTGCTGCTACCCTTGCAGCAACTACGGCTTGGCAAGCCATCGTCACCAACGGAAAGGTGAAAAAAGGAGATAAAGTTTTGATTCATGCAGCCTCAGGTGGTGTTGGGCATTATGCGGTACAGATTGCCAAATCCTTTGGAGCTTATGTTATAGGTACTACTTCTGGAGCAAATATAGATTTTATAACTTCGATTGGAGTGGATGAGCCTATTGATTATACTCAGAAAGATTTTAGCCAGGAGGTATCTTCAGTAGATATTGTTTTGGATCCTTTTGGAGGGACTGTACTTGAAAAATCAGTAGGTATAATGAAGCCGGGTGGAAGGATCATTTCATTGCTTTCTCCTGAAGTTAATGAAGCAGCGACAAAAATAGTGGAGGAAAAAAATATAGAAATAATTCCGATGGTTGTTGAGTCTAATGGTGATGACATGAAGTCTATTGCAGGATTATTAGATAAGGGAGCATTGAAATCACATGTTGATTTTGTTTATCCTTTTTCTGAAATGGATAAAGCACATCTGCAGATAGAAAAACGGCGTACTGTTGGAAAAATAGTAGTTAATAATCTATAA
- a CDS encoding NAD(P)H-dependent oxidoreductase, which translates to MRHLIIYAHPNENSLNHHLLETVIETLTSEDHELIVRDLNQINFNPVLSLQDIQEQRMGQIADDIRVEQEFITWADHVTFIYPIWWTGMPSIMKGYIDRVFSYGYAYRYDQGIQKGLLTGKQTVIINTHGKSNEEYERIGMDKALSLTSDKGIFTYCGFEINQHFFFDKADRVKPEDLEVWKEQIRNTYAEINGSLENIVRNSESSEY; encoded by the coding sequence ATGAGACATCTAATTATTTATGCGCACCCAAATGAAAACAGTTTAAATCACCATTTATTGGAAACTGTAATAGAAACTCTAACATCTGAAGATCATGAACTCATTGTAAGGGATCTAAATCAGATTAATTTTAATCCTGTCCTTTCTTTACAGGATATCCAGGAACAAAGAATGGGACAAATTGCTGACGATATCAGAGTAGAGCAGGAATTCATTACCTGGGCAGATCATGTCACTTTCATCTATCCCATCTGGTGGACAGGAATGCCTTCTATTATGAAAGGATATATAGACCGGGTTTTCAGCTATGGTTATGCCTACCGTTATGATCAGGGAATTCAAAAAGGTTTATTAACAGGCAAACAAACAGTTATTATCAATACGCATGGTAAATCTAATGAAGAATATGAGCGTATCGGAATGGATAAAGCCCTCTCTCTTACCTCTGACAAAGGAATATTTACCTATTGTGGATTCGAAATCAACCAGCATTTCTTTTTTGATAAGGCTGACAGAGTAAAACCTGAAGATCTGGAAGTCTGGAAAGAACAGATTAGAAATACTTATGCTGAAATCAACGGCAGTTTGGAAAATATCGTTCGTAATTCAGAAAGCTCTGAATATTGA